A genomic window from Salvelinus alpinus chromosome 10, SLU_Salpinus.1, whole genome shotgun sequence includes:
- the LOC139532765 gene encoding cell surface A33 antigen-like: MASQKGMFAVVLLCLVVSMTLALQVSIPEPSYEFARGDNITLPCSFKPKNPINNLVIISWLAEADKPGEPEESILTSYSTGELDISDRYEGRASLEQDIAKGVANLKLSSIGLQDNRLFECRVSIPKDDKGQLADTTRLVVLVAPSVPICKIDGRAEYFQNISLTCLSEEGSPLPTYKWQGYDVKNMPRAPAPRTTDKDGVLSLFNLTMESSGYYVCTSTNKIRSAKCNLTLSVMPPSMTLGSTAGIIGGVVVGVLVLLIILIYCCCCRKKKDKAEEYAMGVPEGEEFHDDKPVVNGEVRQTRSKEGEDEDHPPRIVDRRDQYKERSEKDYDDRRSDYDDRRSDYDDRRSDYDDRRSDYGDRRECYDDRRNQDDRYSDRYDRDRVYDERSDGGRYSDRYDEPYDERDRPPGVPANKPAMPSKNRID; this comes from the exons ATGGCCTCGCAGAAAGGGATGTTTGCTGTCGTTTTACTTTGTCTCG tcgTGTCCATGACTCTAGCTTTACAGGTGTCCATCCCTGAGCCGTCCTATGAGTTCGCCAGGGGAGACAACATCACTTTACCATGCAGCTTCAAACCCAAGAACCCAATCAACAATCTGGTCATCATATCCTGGTTGGCTGAAGCAGACAAACCCGGAGAGCCAGAG GAGTCCATCCTTACCTCCTACTCTACTGGTGAACTGGACATCAGTGACAGGTATGAAGGAAGAGCTTCCCTGGAGCAGGACATAGCTAAAGGAGTAGCCAACCTGAAGCTCTCCTCCATCGGTCTCCAGGACAACCGACTATTCGAGTGTCGGGTCTCCATCCCCAAGGATGACAAGGGTCAGCTGGCTGACACCACCCGTCTGGTGGTCCTGG TGGCTCCCTCTGTGCCTATCTGTAAGATCGATGGGAGGGCAGAGTACTTCCAGAACATCagtctcacctgtctgtctgaaGAGGGCTCTCCTCTTCCTACCTACAAGTGGCAGGGCTACGACGTCAAAAACATGCCCAGAGCACCTGCACCCAGGACAACGGACA AGGATGGTGTCCTGTCTCTCTTCAACCTCACCATGGAATCCTCAGGATACTACGTCTGTACCTCCACTAATAAGATCCGCAGTGCCAAATGCAACCTGACGCTGTCCGTCATGCCAC CGTCTATGACCTTGGGTTCAACAGCAGGTATCATTGGAGGCGTTGTGGTTGGTGTTCTGGTGCTGCTCATCATCCtcatctactgctgctgctgcagaaAGAAGAAGGACAAAGCAGAGGAGTACGCTATGGG GGTTCCAGAGGGGGAGGAGTTCCACGACGACAAACCCGTGGTGAACGGCGAGGTTCGCCAGACGCGCAGCAAGGAGGGCGAAGATGAAGACCACCCACCAAGGATTGTGGACCGTCGCGACCAGTACAAGGAACGCAGTGAGAAGGACTACGATGACCGCCGCAGCGACTACGATGACCGCCGCAGCGACTACGATGACCGCCGCAGCGACTACGATGACCGCCGCAGCGACTACGGTGACCGCCGCGAGTGCTATGATGACCGCAGGAACCAGGACGACCGCTACTCTGACCGGTACGATCGTGATCGTGTTTACGATGAACGCAGCGACGGCGGACGGTACAGTGATCGTTATGATGAGCCCTACGATGAGCGTGACAGACCTCCCGGTGTACCGGCCAATAAACCTGCTATGCCTTCTAAAAATAGAATAGATTAG